From one Salmo salar chromosome ssa09, Ssal_v3.1, whole genome shotgun sequence genomic stretch:
- the LOC106612970 gene encoding CXADR-like membrane protein: protein MGFPVVSGAVMSATFRSLFLVLLSLLTAGAQTEMKRVVGDNATLPCHHQFWQSNVQLLDIEWLLQKPNSKQRVIITFFGGQVYTNEVTSGTSRLSFAGDYLKGDASLLLSDLQLTDSGEYYCKVKMGGKYHWSQVNLIVLVKPSKPRCWMDGRLLEGSDVKLSCKSSDGSDPIKYNWERVLDKGKSVGNLPLLALRDLKNPEIVTLRNLTKDSTGVYKCTASNDVGEENCIIEVTMQYVRGMGVLAGAVVGVSFGVLLIILIIWLVFRKKEKKKYEEEETPNEIREDAEAPKAKLVKPNSLSSSRSGSSRSGASSTQSMVHNTAPHGHRPRPPAIAALKENGQHPDFPQSPPAYTTVVPPNKTPGPPGTPKFNINSRNQISGPTPPTLMVPAQTKAFQTV from the exons tgctacTGAGCCTGCTGACGGCCGGCGCCCAGACAGAAATGAAGAGAGTCGTCGGAGACAACGCCACCCTGCCGTGCCACCATCAGTTCTGGCAATCCAATGTGCAGTTGCTCGACATCGAGTGGCTACTGCAGAAGCCCAACTCCAAGCAGAGAGTG ATCATCACGTTTTTCGGGGGTCAGGTGTACACCAACGAGGTGACCAGCGGGACCAGTCGTCTGTCTTTCGCCGGGGACTACCTGAAAGGAGACGCCTCCCTGCTCCTCAGTGACCTACAGCTGACCGACTCTGGGGAGTACTACTGCAAGGTCAAGATGGGGGGAAAGTACCACTGGAGCCAGGTTAACCTCATAGTGCTGG TGAAGCCCTCTAAGCCACGATGCTGGATGGACGGCAGGCTGCTGGAGGGCAGTGATGTTAAACTGAGCTGCAAATCCAGTGACGGCTCAGACCCTATCAAATACAATTGGGAGAGGGTGCTGGATAAGGGAAAGAGTGTTGGGAACCTCCCCTTACTGGCACTGAGAG ATCTGAAGAATCCAGAGATCGTCACCCTGCGGAACCTGACGAAGGACAGTACAGGTGTCTACAAGTGCACTGCCAGCAATGACGTTGGCGAGGAGAACTGCATCATCGAGGTCACCATGCAGT ATGTTCGAGGGATGGGCGTGCTGGCAGGTGCCGTGGTGGGCGTCTCCTTTGGTGTTCTCCTCATCATCCTAATCATCTGGCTCGTCTTCcgcaagaaggagaagaagaagtatgaggaggaggagactccCAACGAAATTAG GGAGGATGCAGAGGCTCCCAAGGCCAAGCTGGTGAAGCCCAACTCTCTGTCCTCGTcccgctctggcagctcccgcTCCGGGGCCTCCTCAACACAATCCATGGTGCACAACACCGCCCCCCACGGGCACCGCCCTCGGCCCCCAGCCATAGCTGCCCTTAAGGAGAACGGACAGCACCCTGACTTCCCCCAGTCCCCCCCAGCATACACTACGGTGGTACCCCCCAACAAGACCCCTGGGCCCCCTGGCACCCCCAAATTCAACATCAACTCCAGGAACCAGATCTCTGGGCCCACTCCCCCCACTCTCATGGTCCCTGCCCAGACCAAGGCCTTTCAAACTGTGTAG